Proteins found in one Poseidonibacter antarcticus genomic segment:
- a CDS encoding DUF58 domain-containing protein encodes MNQALKKILIKTKKQVFSEIIGNNVSFQKGEGYDFCELKEYEYGEDVKNIDWVISAKMQKPFVKVFHSQKELNIKIVSLLNGSTYFGTNKFKQELITEIASILGFICVKQGDPFASYIANETCELCTKKSKKIFNVNFMAQQLYDYNVIGKNIDYDYLTNDLFKKIHHKSIIFFIGDFFDIEKLDLKLLSKKHEIFVIIVRDKFEEEPNELGNVNFNDPATNQNFEGILNKDTIINYIKKVKENDHKLFTHLQDNAIRFVKIYTNEDATKKLIGLLR; translated from the coding sequence ATGAATCAAGCTTTAAAAAAAATACTCATAAAAACTAAAAAACAAGTTTTTTCAGAAATCATAGGAAATAATGTCTCATTTCAAAAAGGCGAAGGTTACGATTTTTGTGAACTAAAAGAGTATGAATATGGTGAAGATGTAAAAAATATCGACTGGGTTATATCTGCCAAAATGCAAAAACCATTTGTCAAAGTTTTTCACTCACAAAAAGAGCTAAATATAAAAATTGTATCTTTGCTAAATGGTTCTACTTATTTTGGAACAAACAAGTTTAAACAAGAACTTATAACTGAAATTGCAAGTATTTTAGGATTTATTTGTGTAAAACAAGGTGACCCTTTTGCTTCATATATAGCAAATGAAACCTGCGAACTTTGTACTAAAAAATCAAAAAAAATATTTAATGTAAATTTTATGGCACAACAACTTTATGATTATAATGTAATTGGTAAAAATATTGATTATGATTATCTTACAAATGATTTATTTAAAAAAATACATCATAAATCTATCATTTTTTTTATTGGAGATTTTTTTGATATTGAAAAACTTGATTTAAAACTATTAAGTAAAAAGCATGAGATATTTGTAATTATAGTTCGAGATAAGTTTGAAGAAGAACCAAATGAATTAGGAAATGTAAATTTTAATGACCCTGCTACAAATCAAAATTTTGAAGGTATTTTAAATAAAGATACAATTATTAACTATATAAAAAAAGTAAAAGAAAATGACCACAAGTTATTTACTCATTTACAAGATAATGCAATTAGATTTGTCAAAATCTATACAAATGAAGATGCTACAAAAAAATTAATAGGACTTTTAAGATAA
- a CDS encoding AAA family ATPase, producing the protein MSLHDKLINLKKEIHKGVIGQEEMIDSIIIGLLTSGHILLEGVPGLAKTTAVKAVSDAIDLNFKRVQFTPDLLPSDIVGAQIYDMKTAEFKIKKGPIFTNLLLADEINRAPAKVQSALLEVMQERQVTIADDTFKIDTPFLVLATQNPIEQEGAYSLPEAQLDRFMFKIVVNYNNKEEEYEIAKKVTMNSFEKIEKIMDKQTLELLKKEVQNIHIDKELEEYIVNIIDASRNPKDYELEELDELIHFGASPRATIDMFKAVKANAFIRGNDFVSPLDVTMVIKNVLRHRIILTYEAQAKEIDVDTIIQKIIEKVNIP; encoded by the coding sequence TTGAGTCTTCACGACAAACTTATAAACTTAAAAAAAGAAATTCATAAAGGTGTAATAGGTCAAGAGGAGATGATTGATTCTATTATAATAGGATTACTAACTTCTGGTCATATATTATTAGAAGGTGTTCCAGGACTTGCTAAGACAACTGCTGTAAAAGCTGTATCAGATGCAATTGATTTAAACTTTAAAAGAGTTCAGTTTACACCTGATTTATTACCAAGTGATATTGTAGGTGCTCAAATCTATGATATGAAAACTGCTGAGTTTAAAATAAAAAAAGGTCCTATATTTACAAATCTTTTATTAGCAGATGAAATTAATAGAGCACCTGCAAAAGTACAATCAGCCCTACTTGAAGTTATGCAAGAAAGACAAGTTACAATTGCTGATGATACATTTAAAATTGATACTCCATTTTTAGTACTAGCTACTCAAAATCCAATCGAACAAGAAGGTGCATATAGTTTACCTGAAGCACAACTTGATAGATTTATGTTTAAAATTGTTGTAAATTATAATAATAAAGAAGAAGAGTATGAAATAGCAAAAAAAGTTACTATGAACTCTTTTGAAAAAATAGAAAAGATAATGGATAAACAAACACTAGAACTACTTAAAAAAGAGGTTCAAAATATACATATTGATAAAGAACTTGAAGAGTATATTGTAAATATAATTGATGCATCAAGAAATCCAAAAGATTATGAGCTTGAAGAATTAGACGAGTTAATTCACTTTGGAGCAAGTCCAAGAGCTACAATTGATATGTTTAAAGCTGTAAAAGCAAATGCATTTATAAGAGGTAATGATTTTGTTTCACCACTTGATGTAACTATGGTTATAAAAAATGTACTAAGACATAGAATTATTTTAACTTATGAAGCACAAGCGAAAGAAATTGATGTTGATACTATTATTCAAAAAATTATTGAGAAAGTTAATATTCCATAA
- a CDS encoding sensor histidine kinase, whose protein sequence is MSNFLLFLMTLFFTILVTYFLFKKLFKIDELKKSLEDKDILLQEIHHRVKNNLALTISLIKLQQLKIKDTNTKNILNDIQERIYTMELVHRMLYESNNFNQIHMKFYIDTLVNEISKTYKNTKDVKVILNIDNIFLDIEKTIPCALILNEIITNAFKYAFVNNPNPILNISVKEDNSFYILEIKDNGKGISSDINIYQNKTLGLKLINNISKLQLAGNFEYVNNNGALFKIIFPKNKV, encoded by the coding sequence TTGAGTAATTTTCTACTTTTTTTAATGACTTTATTTTTTACAATTCTTGTAACTTACTTTTTATTTAAAAAACTTTTTAAAATAGATGAGTTAAAAAAATCATTAGAAGATAAAGATATATTATTACAAGAAATACATCATAGAGTAAAAAATAATTTAGCATTAACAATTAGTTTAATTAAACTTCAACAATTAAAAATAAAAGACACTAATACAAAAAATATTTTAAATGATATTCAAGAAAGAATTTACACTATGGAACTAGTCCATAGAATGCTTTACGAATCAAATAATTTTAATCAAATTCATATGAAATTTTATATTGATACTTTAGTAAATGAAATTTCAAAAACATACAAAAATACAAAAGATGTAAAGGTTATTTTGAATATAGATAATATTTTTTTAGATATTGAAAAAACAATACCTTGTGCATTAATTTTAAATGAGATTATAACAAATGCTTTTAAATATGCTTTTGTAAATAATCCAAATCCTATATTAAATATTTCAGTAAAAGAAGATAATTCTTTTTACATATTAGAAATAAAAGATAATGGAAAAGGTATTTCAAGTGATATAAATATTTATCAAAATAAAACATTAGGACTAAAATTGATAAACAATATTTCAAAATTACAACTAGCAGGTAATTTTGAATATGTAAATAACAATGGTGCCTTATTCAAAATCATATTCCCAAAAAATAAAGTATAA
- a CDS encoding response regulator, producing MHNLTNLKQLDNEINVLIVEDEIVLAMALELSLSQMGFMVSGIESNTKRAISHARNNIPDIILMDINLASSSGITAANEIWKTLKIPIIFLTSYSNDKTIKEAMECEPYGYLLKPCRDKELKITINMAIHKHNFFFKNKNSYKIIESKYIHIDENIKFDISKSELYKDNKQIKLTKNEKKLFEIMCERPGKIVNFERISTYIWRESIYDKGRLRTLIYRLKIKLGTNIFENLYELGYKIKVVNFE from the coding sequence GTGCATAATTTAACAAATTTAAAACAACTTGATAATGAAATAAATGTTTTAATAGTAGAAGATGAAATTGTTTTAGCAATGGCTTTAGAACTAAGTTTAAGCCAAATGGGTTTTATGGTAAGTGGAATTGAATCAAATACTAAAAGAGCAATTTCACATGCAAGAAATAATATCCCTGATATTATACTTATGGATATAAACTTAGCGTCAAGTTCAGGGATAACAGCCGCTAATGAGATATGGAAAACATTAAAAATACCTATAATTTTTCTTACATCATATTCAAATGATAAAACTATTAAAGAAGCAATGGAATGTGAACCTTATGGATATTTACTCAAACCATGTAGAGATAAAGAATTAAAAATTACAATAAATATGGCAATACATAAACATAACTTTTTCTTTAAAAATAAAAACAGTTATAAAATAATAGAAAGTAAATACATACACATTGATGAAAATATTAAGTTTGATATTAGTAAATCAGAATTATATAAAGACAATAAGCAAATAAAACTTACCAAAAATGAAAAAAAGTTATTTGAAATTATGTGTGAGAGACCAGGTAAAATAGTAAATTTTGAACGAATTTCTACATATATATGGAGAGAAAGTATTTATGATAAAGGAAGACTCCGAACATTGATTTATAGATTAAAAATAAAACTTGGTACAAATATATTTGAAAACTTATATGAATTAGGATATAAAATAAAAGTGGTTAATTTTGAGTAA